In a genomic window of Chiloscyllium plagiosum isolate BGI_BamShark_2017 chromosome 51, ASM401019v2, whole genome shotgun sequence:
- the LOC122544711 gene encoding neuronal acetylcholine receptor subunit beta-2-like has translation LTPHSADGTYEVSFYSNAVVSHDGSIFWLPPAIYRSACRIEVRHFPFDQQNCTLKFRSWTYDRTEMDLVLRSDVASLDDFTPSGEWDIVALPGRRNENPYDHTYVDITYDFIIRRKPLFYTINLIIPCMLITSLAILVFYLPSDCGEKITLCISVLLALTVFLLLISKIVPPTSLDVPLMGKYLMFTMVLVTFSIVSSVCVLNVHHRSPTTHTMPAWVRLVFLDKLPGLLFMKSPREHCTRQRLREQRGTLPGCQGGRGGGRWHPSRSGTCLVNQGAPMGGCKVRVLELPEAVNGKRDCQKEAVGDESGSPRFAEMMDGVEFIAHHMRSNNDAQSVVEDWKYVATVTDRLFLWLFVVVCVLGTTAMFLQSLCQDFQLKKLIPFGAPEQQ, from the exons CTTACCCCTCACAGCGCTGATGGCACCTACGAGGTGTCCTTTTACTCCAACGCGGTGGTCTCACATGACGGCAGCATCTTCTGGTTGCCCCCCGCCATCTACAGAAGCGCCTGCAGGATCGAAGTCAGGCATTTCCCCTTCGACCAGCAGAACTGCACCCTCAAGTTCCGCTCCTGGACCTACGATCGGACGGAGATGGACCTGGTGCTGCGCTCGGACGTGGCTAGCCTGGATGACTTCACCCCGAGTGGCGAGTGGGACATAGTGGCCCTGCCGGGCCGGCGTAATGAGAACCCATACGACCACACCTACGTGGACATCACATATGACTTCATCATCCGGAGGAAGCCTCTCTTCTACACCATCAACCTGATTATCCCCTGCATGCTGATCACCTCCTTGGCCATCCTGGTCTTCTACTTACCTTCAGACTGTGGGGAGAAGATAACCCTGTGCATCTCCGTGCTGCTGGCCCTCACCGTCTTCCTGCTCCTCATCTCCAAGATTGTGCCGCCCACCTCGCTGGACGTGCCGCTCATGGGCAAGTACCTGATGTTCACCATGGTGCTGGTCACCTTCTCTATCGTCAGCAGCGTGTGCGTGCTCAACGTGCACCACCGCTCGCCCACCACCCACACCATGCCCGCCTGGGTGCGTTTGGTCTTCCTGGACaagctgcctggtctgctgttcATGAAATCGCCCAGGGAACACTGCACCAGGCAGCGGCTGCGGGAGCAGCGGGGCACCCTGCCAGGGTGCCAAGGAGGAAGAGGTGGTGGGAGGTGGCATCCATCCAGGAGTGGCACCTGCCTCGTCAACCAGGGGGCACCCATGGGTGGGTGCAAGGTCCGTGTCTTGGAGCTGCCGGAGGCTGTGAATGGGAAGCGAGATTGCCAGAAGGAGGCGGTGGGCGATGAGTCTGGCAGCCCAAGGTTTGCAGAAATGATGGATGGAGTGGAATTCATCGCCCATCACATGAGGAGCAACAATGATGCTCAAAGC GTGGTGGAGGACTGGAAGTACGTTGCTACAGTGACTGACCGGCTCTTCCTCTGGCTGTTTGTGGTGGTCTGTGTGCTTGGGACCACAGCAATGTTCTTGCAGTCACTCTGCCAGGACTTCCAGCTCAAGAAATTAATCCCGTTTGGTGCTCCTGAACAGCAGTAG